The window AACCTCCATAAGCTTTGCAGACCGCTTTAGCCACTCGCTGCATCGTCTGCATCAGACTCATTGCTTCTGTTTCAGGAAGTTCCTCAAATCGCGCTACTTCACGCTTGGGAATCACTAGAGTGTGCCCTTCAGTGAATGGAGAGATGTCGAGAAAACAGATCTCATTCTCTGTTTCATCAATTTTTTCACAAGGCAACTCACCTTGAATGATACGACTGAAAATAGATGCCATGCATTAGT of the SAR324 cluster bacterium genome contains:
- a CDS encoding HIT family protein, with product MASIFSRIIQGELPCEKIDETENEICFLDISPFTEGHTLVIPKREVARFEELPETEAMSLMQTMQRVAKAVCKAYGGSDYNIELNNGSDAGQEVPHVHFHIIPRPDGLRVPKLGKYADGQMVEVGARIRACLDN